A window of Castanea sativa cultivar Marrone di Chiusa Pesio chromosome 1, ASM4071231v1 contains these coding sequences:
- the LOC142628188 gene encoding uncharacterized protein LOC142628188, translated as MEVTVYPKQPAEAMVWTPPSPTCYKINAGSAVFKEQKMAGVGILIRDAAGQLIGACSKKIEAPLSAIEAEAKAAELNFQFAKDMSIQDFTLESDSLTLVNAIRDLSPSPLSVATLVYSSVVVAHSFHCVDFAHVGQNGNKRAYLLARHALGIANLWIVTL; from the coding sequence ATGGAGGTTACGGTGTATCCGAAGCAGCCAGCTGAGGCAATGGTGTGGACGCCTCCCTCTCCAACCTGCTACAAAATCAACGCGGGTAGTGCTGTTTTCAAAGAGCAAAAAATGGCAGGTGTTGGGATTTTGATAAGGGATGCAGCGGGACAGTTGATTGGTGCATGTAGTAAAAAGATAGAAGCTCCCCTGAGCGCCATTGAAGCTGAAGCAAAGGCTGCTGAGCTGAATTTTCAATTTGCCAAGGATATGTCTATACAGGACTTCACACTTGAGAGTGATTCTTTGACTCTCGTTAATGCCATAAGGGACTTATCTCCTTCTCCTTTATCAGTTGCTACTCTGGTCTATAGTTCTGTAGTTGTTGCCCATAGTTTTCATTGTGTAGACTTCGCCCATGTTGGTCAAAATGGCAATAAGCGAGCATATTTACTTGCAAGACATGCTTTAGGCATTGCAAATTTGTGGATAGTAACATTGTAA